The Cervus elaphus chromosome 22, mCerEla1.1, whole genome shotgun sequence genome has a window encoding:
- the C1S gene encoding complement C1s subcomponent: MSCSPGMNKLPEMWCIVLFSLVAWVYAEPTMYGEILSPNYPQAYPNEVEKSWDIEVPEGYGIHLYFTHLDIELSENCSYDSLQIMSGGHEEGKLCGRRTSKNSNSPVVKEFHIPYNKLQVIFRSDFSNEERFTGFAAYYVAEDINECTAFADAPCSHFCNNFLGGYFCSCPPEYFLHEDKKNCGVNCSGNVFSTMTGEVVSPNYPSLYPESSRCDYQIQLEEGYRVVVTMRREDFDVEPADSEGHCPDSLLFVTEDQHFGPYCGNGFPGPLTIETQSSALNIIFQTDGSEQRKGWKFRYHADPIPCPKEVIANSFREPERAKYVFRDVVKITCVDGFEVVQGSVGSPSFYSTCQSNGKWSNSKLRCQPVDCGTPEPIRHGRVEDPESTLFGSVTRYSCEGPYYTMEREGSEVYHCSGNGSWVNEVLGTELPKCIAVCGTPSEPFIATQRIFGGSMAKIENFPWQVFFSNPWAGGALIDEYWVLTAAHVVEGNDMPVMYVGSSSVVTSQLSNAQMLTAERVFIHPEWEVLDPSVVRKNFDNDIALVRLRDPVKMGPKVAPICLPGTSSEYDPPENVLGLISGWGRTNAKSHVIRLRGAKLPVAPLSKCREVKGVNPEIDIRSFVFTENMICAGNDKGVDSCEGDSGGAFAVQDPKENNPKFYVAGLVSWGPQCGTYGIYTRVKNYVDWIRKTMQENSAPSVD, encoded by the exons ATGAGCTGCTCACCAGGGATGAACAAATTGCCAGAGATGTG gtgcATTGTCCTGTTTTCCCTTGTGGCCTGGGTTTATGCCGAGCCTACTATGTATGGAGAGATTCTATCCCCCAACTACCCTCAGGCGTACCCCAATGAGGTCGAGAAGTCTTGGGACATAGAAGTCCCTGAAGGGTACGGGATCCACCTTTACTTCACCCACCTGGACATAGAGTTGTCTGAGAACTGCTCCTATGACTCACTGCAG ATAATGTCGGGAGGCCATGAAGAAGGGAAACTCTGTGGACGGAGGACCAGCAAGAATTCCAACTCTCCAGTGGTGAAAGAGTTCCACATCCCATACAATaaactccaggtgatcttccggTCGGACTTCTCCAACGAGGAGCGTTTCACTGGCTTTGCTGCGTACTATGTCGCCGAGG ATATAAACGAGTGCACAGCTTTTGCAGATGCTCCTTGCAGCCACTTCTGCAATAACTTCCTTGGTGGTtacttctgctcctgccctccagAATACTTCCTCCATGAAGATAAGAAGAACTGTGGAG tcAACTGCAGTGGGAATGTATTCAGCACAATGACTGGGGAGGTTGTAAGTCCTAATTACCCCAGTCTATACCCAGAGAGCTCAAGGTGTGACTATCAGATCCAGCTGGAGGAGGGGTACCGAGTGGTGGTGACCATGCGGAGAGAAGACTTTGATGTGGAACCAGCTGACTCCGAGGGCCACTGTCCTGACAGTTTACTT TTTGTGACAGAAGACCAGCATTTTGGTCCTTACTGTGGGAATGGCTTTCCTGGGCCACTAACTATTGAAACCCAGAGCAGCGCTCTGAATATCATCTTCCAAACTGATGGATCAGAACAAAGAAAGGGATGGAAATTTCGTTACCATGCAGATC CAATCCCTTGTCCTAAAGAAGTCATTGCCAATTCCTTCCGGGAGCCTGAGAGAGCAAAATATGTGTTCAGAGATGTGGTGAAGATAACCTGTGTGGATGGGTTTGAAGTTGTGCAG GGAAGTGTTGGTTCCCCATCTTTCTACTCTACTTGTCAAAGCAATGGAAAGTGGAGTAATTCCAAGTTGCGGTGTCAAC CCGTGGACTGTGGCACTCCTGAACCCATTCGGCATGGTAGAGTCGAAGATCCAGAAAGTACTCTATTCGGTTCCGTCACTCGCTACTCTTGTGAGGGGCCATATTACACCATGGAACGTGAAGGGAGCG AGGTGTATCACTGCAGCGGCAATGGGAGCTGGGTGAACGAGGTGCTGGGCACAGAGCTGCCGAAATGCATTGCAG tCTGTGGCACCCCCAGCGAACCTTTTATAGCAACACAAAGAATATTTGGAGGCTCCATGGCAAAGATTGAAAATTTCCCCTGGCAAGTCTTCTTCTCGAACCCATGGGCTGGTGGGGCTCTCATTGATGAATACTGGGTGCTGACAGCTGCCCATGTCGTGGAAGGAAATGATATGCCAGTGATGTATGTTGGATCCTCCTCAGTGGTCACCTCACAATTGTCGAATGCTCAGATGCTCACTGCCGAGAGAGTTTTTATCCATCCAGAATGGGAGGTCCTGGATCCTTCGGTAGTACGGAAGAATTTTGACAATGACATTGCGCTGGTGCGGCTGAGAGACCCAGTGAAAATGGGACCCAAGGTCGCCCCTATCTGCCTACCAGGCACCTCCTCAGAATATGACCCCCCAGAGAATGTCCTGGGGCTGATCTCAGGCTGGGGTAGAACAAATGCCAAAAGTCATGTTATTAGGCTCAGAGGGGCAAAGCTACCCGTTGCTCCCTTATCCAAATGCCGGGAGGTGAAGGGGGTCAATCCTGAAATAGATATCCGTTCTTTTGTTTTCACTGAGAACATGATCTGTGCCGGTAATGACAAGGGTGTTGATAGCTGTGAGGGGGACAGTGGGGGGGCCTTTGCCGTACAGGACCCTAAGGAAAACAACCCCAAATTCTATGTTGCTGGTTTGGTGTCCTGGGGCCCCCAGTGTGGGACCTACGGGATCTACACTCGAGTCAAGAACTATGTTGACTGGATAAGGAAGACAATGCAGGAAAATAGTGCCCCCAGTGTAGACTAA